One Streptomyces sp. NBC_01217 genomic region harbors:
- a CDS encoding ABC transporter, producing the protein MSNLTATSSAPSAPPAADRGARRPRLSGMIWLVWRQHRAGFWTLLALAALAVAWMLYQRAGLLDHLAAKGWPASGPDTWMEGISPYSTELLKAGYGLGFVPVLLGVFLGAPLLAGDLESGTAKLVTTQAARPARWLAAKIGISALVVVVCTVTLSFAFGRWWAPVSRQGAVLDWTSGQAFDNTGPVPVALALFTVIGGVAIGLLLRRTLIAMVVTFFFAVAVQLVWSASRLDLGHVSRITTDTGVDVGPPNLPASAHQVDMSYVTGSGDTLGWSTCVHAGPEKAVAACQQQKGIVGWALDYLPISQMSGMQWLGASILFALTAAVTAFVFLWGRKRVA; encoded by the coding sequence ATGAGCAACCTGACCGCGACCTCTTCCGCACCGTCCGCGCCCCCCGCCGCCGACCGCGGCGCCCGCCGCCCCCGGCTGAGCGGGATGATCTGGCTCGTCTGGCGCCAGCACCGTGCCGGTTTCTGGACGCTGCTGGCCCTGGCGGCCCTCGCCGTGGCCTGGATGCTCTACCAGCGTGCAGGCCTGCTCGACCACCTCGCCGCGAAGGGCTGGCCCGCATCGGGTCCCGACACGTGGATGGAGGGCATCAGCCCGTACAGTACCGAGCTCCTGAAGGCCGGTTACGGGCTCGGCTTCGTCCCCGTCCTCCTCGGGGTCTTCCTCGGCGCCCCGCTGCTCGCCGGCGACCTGGAGAGCGGCACGGCCAAGCTCGTCACCACTCAGGCCGCCCGGCCCGCCCGCTGGCTCGCCGCCAAGATCGGCATCAGTGCCCTGGTGGTCGTGGTCTGCACCGTCACCCTGTCCTTCGCCTTCGGCCGGTGGTGGGCCCCGGTCAGCCGGCAAGGCGCCGTCCTGGACTGGACCTCCGGCCAGGCGTTCGACAACACCGGGCCCGTGCCCGTCGCACTCGCGCTCTTCACCGTCATCGGCGGCGTCGCGATCGGCCTGCTCCTGCGCCGCACGCTGATCGCCATGGTCGTGACCTTCTTCTTCGCGGTCGCAGTCCAGCTGGTCTGGTCCGCTTCCCGGCTCGATCTCGGCCACGTCTCCAGGATCACCACCGACACGGGTGTCGACGTCGGCCCCCCGAACCTGCCTGCCAGCGCTCACCAAGTCGACATGTCGTACGTCACGGGCTCCGGGGACACCCTCGGCTGGAGCACCTGCGTGCACGCCGGGCCGGAGAAGGCCGTCGCGGCCTGCCAGCAGCAGAAGGGCATCGTGGGCTGGGCGTTGGACTACCTCCCCATCTCGCAGATGAGCGGCATGCAGTGGCTGGGCGCCTCGATCCTCTTCGCCCTGACCGCCGCCGTCACGGCCTTCGTCTTCCTGTGGGGCCGCAAGCGCGTCGCCTGA